The Candidatus Micrarchaeia archaeon genome has a window encoding:
- a CDS encoding squalene/phytoene synthase family protein: MRVGVLEYEKCKNLCWNLLPKVSRSFALCIQVLPRPIDEQMMTAYLLYRVIDTIEDCGAGIETKKEMFDRVLLLAGRKTMDRNEITACRDALVAKIDSGSEAELLKNFDSLMEVYRAQPPEIRKAIRKWGAVMARGMYEFLQKGIHTFRDQNKYSYYVAGVVGYMINDLFYYNHVIDAGLKRKLRAHAKRFGLALQKVNILRDVARDIKERRYYWPEYVIKKYRLSYESMCLPENRAAAMKVLKVQIADALTYLHSAMYYVVSLPKDAVRVRMFCTIPLFMAIESFAKCNGNQDVFDSSVRVKISRLKVYEIVAKSWLLGAFNGLMVGWFFDSLRGVPVPADSPLIHGMQ, from the coding sequence ATGAGGGTGGGGGTTCTGGAATACGAAAAGTGCAAAAACTTGTGCTGGAATTTGCTTCCGAAGGTGTCGAGAAGCTTCGCTCTGTGCATCCAGGTGCTCCCCAGGCCCATAGACGAGCAGATGATGACTGCGTATCTTCTCTACAGGGTAATAGATACGATAGAGGACTGCGGCGCCGGGATTGAAACCAAGAAGGAGATGTTCGACCGGGTGCTCCTGCTCGCGGGCAGGAAGACGATGGATAGGAACGAAATCACGGCGTGCAGGGATGCGCTGGTCGCGAAGATTGACTCTGGATCAGAGGCCGAACTGCTAAAGAATTTCGACTCCCTGATGGAAGTTTACCGCGCCCAGCCCCCTGAGATAAGGAAGGCGATAAGGAAATGGGGCGCGGTGATGGCGCGGGGGATGTACGAGTTCCTTCAGAAGGGAATCCACACGTTCAGGGACCAGAACAAGTACAGCTACTACGTCGCAGGAGTGGTCGGGTACATGATAAACGACCTCTTTTATTACAATCACGTCATAGACGCCGGATTGAAGAGAAAGCTCAGGGCGCACGCGAAGCGGTTCGGGCTGGCGCTCCAGAAGGTGAACATACTCAGGGACGTGGCGAGGGACATAAAGGAGAGGAGGTATTACTGGCCAGAGTACGTAATCAAGAAATACAGGCTGAGCTACGAGAGCATGTGCCTGCCCGAGAACCGCGCCGCGGCGATGAAGGTGCTGAAGGTGCAGATAGCCGACGCGCTCACCTACCTGCACTCGGCGATGTACTACGTGGTCTCGCTCCCGAAGGATGCGGTGAGGGTGCGGATGTTCTGCACGATACCGCTGTTCATGGCAATCGAGTCGTTCGCAAAATGCAACGGCAACCAGGACGTGTTCGACAGCAGCGTGCGGGTGAAGATTTCCAGGCTGAAAGTGTACGAGATAGTGGCGAAATCCTGGCTCCTGGGCGCCTTCAACGGCCTCATGGTCGGGTGGTTCTTCGACTCTCTCAGGGGGGTTCCGGTGCCTGCGGACAGCCCGCTCATACACGGAATGCAGTAA